Sequence from the Coregonus clupeaformis isolate EN_2021a unplaced genomic scaffold, ASM2061545v1 scaf0159, whole genome shotgun sequence genome:
GGAGGTAGAGCAACTGATGGAGGACACGCATACTAAACTGGAGGACGCGGTGCACCAGGTTGGTTAATGGTTAGGTCTACTATGATTTCCAATGTTATGTAAAATGCAACAGATAACAGTGCAGTACACTCTTATTATATCACTTTAGTTGATCTATAACTTTACTGTTAAAGCAACCACAAATTTAACTTGACCTTTATTTTACTAATAAAAACAGTTGCCAGTGTGGGTTGCGATGAGTCAAAGTCAATCTTAACATGCACAAGTTGTAAAGGAAAAAAAACAGTGGTGACCTCAATGCAACACTGATCTTTTGCATCAAACCTCATTAGATGGACAATGAGAGTGCAAAGTCCAGCTTGCATCCCCATGACCTTCCCTCAAATTACCACAACGAAAGCACTTCTGAGAGTGTGGTTGAAAACCAATCCATCCACACCATAGAGACCGTACACAAGGTACAGTAGTAGTCATACTCAAATGTATTATTGTACTGTATTCCATTCAAAACTAGGATGCTGAAATGCTATTAACAATTGTAATACTGTATGGCAGTATTATTTTGGCATCCCACATTTGTGATGAAGACTGAAAGCAACATTGCAGAAATCCTACAAAATGTGTTTCTCTTTCTTCAGGAGACAGACAACAGAACAGGAGAGACCCACATCACCAGAACAATTATCCAGTCCAGTGGCAAGGGAAATAATATTAATCATGTGAGTGAACATCATGATTTACAACAGATAAAAATAACATATATTATCCACAATAACTGGAACACTATAACTCTAACTGGTGTTTTGTGTTTATTAAAGACAGTGGGCATAAGATGAATACAATTCCATCCTTAATGCAAATCACAATTCATGAAAGATTGAACAAGTCGTCGGCTGTTTCCTCTTTCtgtgctgctctgctctgcatGTCAGAGCAGCATGGGGAAAGAGAAATGAGACGCCCAAACATGACAGCTGCTGTCATGTTTGGGCGTCTCATTTCTCTTTCCCCATGCCCTGTGCGCCTCTCCAGTCTCAACTGTGCTGTCTCATGCTCTATAAGCCAGGCTAAAGCTACGTCTTACCCAGGCAGAGTGACATGTGCAGGATGGTGGCTGGTTGAGAAGCTCTCTTCAGCGCTGCATCCTGTCTGTACATTAATTATAAATGGCAGCCATGTCTCAGCCCTGATGAGGCTGCTGATCAGGCAAGATAATAGCAAAATAATCAAACCGATCAATCAGGCCGGATGTGTGCGTGAGTGCATGTCTTTGACCAGTATAGGTCTTTGGAGACAGATACGAGATTACTGCTATAGCAGGCCTCTGACCAGGAACCAGTGCAAGAAGTGCTCAATCCATCTTATCAGCCAAAGTCTGAGGGGTTTTTAGTTATTTGTTTGGGTGGTTTTAGTTACAATATCTTGCTGGATAGTTCTGAACAATAACTTTGAAATGTCTGTATCATTTTATTCTGTGCTTTTGGTAAACATTGTGTTTAGTCATTGTCATAAGATCTTGTACATTTAACATGCATTTTCTTTATTGCAGTCACAGGTTTTAATATTTAGTAAAAATAATACACAGTCTCGGATCGTGCTATTCCTGCCAGTCTTTTCGTTAGCATATGTGATAGAGAGACAAGTGAGAGGAAATTGGATGTTTACTTAAAAATGTTGGGACAAGTAGCCCATTGTCCCATTTTCAACAGCAGGCCCATTTTATTCAGGTCACTTTAGGCACAGATACATATTGCAGGAGATCTTGTAACAACGTATCACATCCTCAAAAATGTACTTTGAAGTTATTTTAAAGTAACTTTTGTAAAGAAGTTTGCAATAGTACATGGCTATAATTTCAAGACTACCATGTTTGATTTAGGCTATTTATCCAGTACAATCTGTTTTATAGTGCAAAACTCTGGATTGTGGGAGGCTTTGGTACCATATAGCGACCCTCTGCATGTTTATCTGTGAAGGAGGGTGTGTCCTGAttgtcccctcctcccctccttacAGGAGTGTGTCATTGATGAGGACTGTGAGAAGGGAAAATATTGCCGGTATGAGACACACCGATCAAAGTGTCTAACCTGCAAAGCCCTCGACGTGGTAGGTCCATTTCATGGTTATTAACAGTGCCACACACATTTTACACACCCTGACACTGAACCCATCTAAAATGTATTTATGCAGACCTATATTTCCCAGGGGACTTTGACTCCTTCCTAGTTCCTATTATGTTCTACTTTAGACCATCTCCAGTGTTTGTAACAgtgcacacgtgcacacacacagcgATCACAGAACAGTAGATTGCTTAAACAATATGTTGCAGCTGCTTCTGCATTGTTACTGCATTGCAGTGTTGCCACAAGTGTAACTGGAGTGTTTCATGGGGGAGAGCTTCTCTCCTCTTGGCTGCGCATCAAAGCATGGGTCTGATTGAATATGAGCTCCACCTCTCTCAGACAAAGAGAGGAGCTGGATGAGAGGTAATGCGAGAGCCTACTCTACAGACACatacaatttaatttaatttaagagCAATGTTTTTGGCAGGGCAGAGTGGAAATCCATCCACATAATACTGTAGAGACTGGCTTGCATTCAAAGTCAAAGGTACGCTGAGAATAGTTAAGGGTCTTCCTAGTTGATAAGGCCTGTGTTAATGTCCTGCACAGAAAAACACAGTAATATGTCGAACAGCACACTATTAATTAGACCCCAATATCGGTTCAGTTTGCACAAGTAGCAGGAATTTGCTGCACCTAGAGAGCTTACGAGAGTTACAAGAGACCAGTCATGCAGTTTgtcactgtgtttgtgtgttccagCCCTGCAAAAAGGATGAGGAGTGCTGTACAggacagctgtgtgtgtggggccagTGCAGCCAGAACGCCACTAAGGGGGAAGCTGGCAGCATCTGCCAATACCAGAACGACTGCAGCCCAGACCTCTGCTGTGCTATCCATAAAGGTGCAGGCCACAAGGCCACACGCAGAACATAATTCCTCTGCTAAATTATACACCATGAGTCATTCTACATGAAATTAACATGTGGGGAGCAAAATGGGCTCCTTTCATTTGGCTTTGACTCAGCCAGATAAAAACCTAAAGGGATTTCTTTGACATCCAAAAAAGGGAGGCTTCAAATTTCGATACCACAAAGCCTCTGTTCTCAATGTAATTATCCCTAGCCAATTATGATTGTCATGAAGTCAAGTGAAGCAGGGTGCATTGAAGTTTCAGATAGTTAAGTGATCATGTGAAGGCCCATAACCTGCTTTCCCCTCCAAGCACTGTCCATATACTGTACTCCTTTATTAAAGTTTCTGTAGTGAAGTCACTTACCTTTGTcactacccatctctctccacttaCCTTGTGGTCAGCCCTGATGTTCCCAGTGTGCACGGCCAAGCCAATAGAGCGTGAGCGCTGTCATGGCTCCTCCAATCACCTGATGGAGCTGCTGTCCTGGGACATAGAGGGCCAGGGACCAAAGGAACACTGCCCCTGTGCTGAGGACCTCCAGTGTCAACATCTCGGGTAAGAATCTGTGTACTGCAAACCTGCAACATTTATATTCAATTGACATGAAGGCATACGTCATGACATTTGTTTTTGCAAAAACACTTGGTAGACAAAAGCCATAGCTATCACTCAAAATGCTGTTGACCCAGAATGATGCTACAAAGTTGATATTTCCTTATCTCTTTAACAGCCGAGGCTCGCTGTGTCTGAAAGGAGAGAACTCGAGTGAAGAGGACCTGACAGACACACTTTATTCAGAAATTGACTATATCGTCTAGGAGTAACCATGCAGCTCAACCTTTTCAGGCCTGTAGACAATCAGAGGGGTCTCCAGTGATTTCAGCCTAGAAAATGAAGTGGCTCCCCCTCTCACAAGGCTTACATGTAAGATTCTTCCATCTAAAAGCTGGCATTGCTGTTTTTTTCTATTTGCTCGAATTTAACCAAAAATCTAGATTTTGCATAGTGCATAACACCATGTATGTATTAGATGGAATTGACTTTTTGGAAATTCCCGATTCCTAGACGTTCACACTGTTCAAAGGTAGTGTGTATGATGACTACACTCCAAATCTGCAATAAGAGTTCTTCATGTTTGAGCAAATATGTACTGAAATATACCCCATCCTGCTCGTCTCACTTATGCGCCTACCTTAAGGATGGAGAGTTCGCTGGAGATGCACCGTTGAGGCCCTTTGCTCAAAATAATTAAGTCAAGTTAGGGGTGAAGAAAGAATCAACACAATGTACTGTATACATGTGAAGTAGCTTGCTTAATCCTGGTTTTTGTTTAAAATAGTGGTTTAAACAAGGACAGATGAATCTTTCTGAATGTGGACCACTGACAGAAAATGACAGGTCAGCTCATCATGCCCCAAACTTGGTAATGGaaactataacccagacacatgCAGCTTGCAAAACTTTTGCTCACAAGGAaataaaaggctttgaaaatgtAGATGTCTATTCTTGAGATGTAAATATTCTTATATGTATATCATGTTCAATCCATATAAATGCAGCATTGGTAAAGTGGGGATTCAAAATATTTAATTTACAATGACAAAATACTGCAgttatgaaaaaaaatattttaatttcATTCTAAAATCACCTTAACTATGTTCACACAAGATTTAAACCTCAAAACAAAGAAACAAATTATTTTATTGGCATTCCTACTGTGAACAGCTTATGGCAGGCAGCATTAGAAGCCCAGAGGAGCTCTGCTGGGCCCTGCAGTGTGGAGACCCAGTCAGCTGGTCCATTAGGGTCTATGCCCTCTGGTCTCAGTCTATCAGAAGCAGCAGCAGGTATATAGCGCCACAACCACTACCCAACCATCTCCCAAAACCACTGAGGGCTCCCGCCCTTCACGCCATCAGCATGCACGTGGCCTCGACGGACACGCACACCGTTCACATCGTGCAGAAATAAAACGAGAGGAAATAAACGTTTCTAAATTAACAGGTTAAATACAGACAAAATGTTTTAATGTGTGCCAGAGGTCGCTCACAATAACATCAAAAATAATTTACATTGAACAAAATGATGAGCTCCTTAACGTAGTCTACTTGGTGGTCTAGTTGCCATTTCCTTGGTAATTGGAGGACTAATACGTATCAGTGAATCAGGAGGAAGTGAGAGGCAGAGCTCCTATAAAGCGTATGGGGTGGAGCAGCAGTAAGAGGAGTTTCCACAGTGATGCACACTGTGGCATTCTGGGAAAACAGCAGAAAACCTCCAGGTCAGCAAATAAAAAATGACCACTTTATAGAATCAGAGAAGACAGAAGTCATTAAATGTTGAGTGTGAACTACGTATCGATTTGCCAAGGATGATAAAAAACTGCAGTTTGGATTAAAGAAGACAAAGAAACTGGAAGAAGACTGGATAGTGAGTTTGTTGTCGTAGATACTCTTGGCTTTATACTCAGTCTCTAAAGTGGGTAGGTGGGACGAGCATCGCTCTAGCCTGGTGAAATACCAGATGTGGAGAATTTGAACCAGGTACATGTTCACAGATGGGTCAGGTAGGCTCTATCGCTAGTCTGcctaacagagagggagagcgagaaacCAAGTGctagagggagatgaggagaaaTAATGTGTagcggggaagagagagaagaggaaacagaCTGTTTTCTTTCCCTCTGGCTACACAGCTCTACTCTGATCGTGCACCCATGTCTGGAACGTTTCCGTTAAATTGATTTGTCTGTATGGTGTTCTTTTTATTGAATAGCTTTTGCACTTCCCTTTAAACTTCACAGTACAATAAACTATAGTGCACAATATGATTTCTGAGCCACTCTTTCCCCTAGAGCTCAGATTGGAGGACGAGAGAGGGCGTGTGAGCCGCACTGCTCTGGTGACGTCGTCGAGTCAACGTGGGGCCCCACGCCAGACAGGGTCCCCTGGCCGGGCCACGCTACactgcagcaggcaggcaggccagctaaCCGGGACGGGCCTCAGAAGGGCCTCAGTCCTGCCCCAGGTCCTTGACCGGGCCCCCATCCAGGTAGATCTTAAGGGCTTTCTCCTTACGAGGTGAGTAACTGACCCGGTGGCCAGTCTTCAGCAGGCGGCTGCTCTCCCTCTTCATCAGCTCGTTGCGCTCGTCTTCAGACTGTTCCATAGGCTCCTCTGTGCTGTTCCTGAAACACCAGAGTACAAGCTGTGAGATCTTCTGGAGAATATACCTATATTAAACCAAATATCTGCAGTTTCCCTGAATATCCCGTTGTCATTTCACAATAACTATTCATTTGGAATGGCAAGGTGCCTGTTCCAGTATGAGGGGTTTACCTGTAGAAGACCACGGCGCCATCATCACAGATGTACAGAGGCCACACATTCAGTGTGGACACTTTAGGGTTCCAGTCCAGATCCTGATGGATCTCCAATACCGAGATATCACAAGGAAATGTTCCGCGCCCCTGCAGGAGACAATCAGGACACCAGTCAGTAAACTAGGAAACAATTCAGGAAATGAAGTGGAGTGAATCAATACATGAGTAAAAATAAATCCTTACAGCGTTAAAAACGGTTGACCTACCTTGGCAAACTCCAGGTTTTCAAGAGGAATACCACTTATTTCACTGAGCTGGAGAAAGAGAATTTGTGTCACAAATTGCCTTTTAAATACCCATTTAGCATGCCCTATCATTTACCTTGCTACATCTAGTTATTTTCCATCTCAGTCTAGATGTTGTATACTGTGATGTGAAAAGTTACTGATGTTGCTGGGAGCAGCACTTAGTGGTTAAGACAATCCCACAGTGCTGCCTTGCAATCCAGTGTGTATGTGGCCTCAGACATGCGCACCAGTGTACAAGGCCTGGCATGACATTCAAgacgtgaacacacacacacacaccttttcctTGAGTTCCTCCACACTGCTGCTCTCCAGAACCACTTCCTGGAAGGGCTCCAGCTTCATCTGGGCGGGGGTCCAGCGGCGGGTCAGCACAGCCAGCTGGGACATGGACTTCATCTTCTCCGGTCCTGGAAAGGCGCAGGAGAGGAGGGTTGGGGATTGCTGAGCACACACAcccactgtctgtctgcctctctttcACAAGTGATACTCATTCAGAGGGGAGACAATTCAGTTCTATAGGGCTTTTCCCTTTACAGAAGTAATTATGTTAACTCTTCCTCTAAAGCCATTTTTAAGTGATCTAATATAGGAGTTTGATATAAAAGCAGCCATATATTTTAGTGTAGGTTTGTCTCTATTCAGGCTATGATGACCATGAGGCGATTTAAAAATGGTTCTGAAGAGGGTATTCTAAACAATAGCAAACAAGGATTACCATCTAGAACCTCCAGGAAGACCTCCCAGTTACTGGAGATATTGATGTCCTCCTCGTAGACGTGGTAGTCCAAAAACACTGTCCCTGGGTTCTTCCACGTCTTCTTCCTGAGACGGAACCTgaccccacacaaacacacaaaattaAGATTCAACAACACTTCTATCAATAAGCATCAGCTGTGAGTCAGTGCTTTAAAAGGTCACTCACAGTACCCATCCATAAGAGGACAAAGGTTCCCATAATACTTTGAAGTGAGAGGAtctgcagcaggtagcctagtggttaagagcgttaggccagtaactgaaaggtcgctggtttgaatcccgagctgactaggtgaaatatatgttgatgtgcccttgagctaggcacttaaccctaattgctcctgtaagtcgctctggataaaagtgtctgctacatgactaaaaACGTACACATTCTGATTGTATCACCACAAAGACACCTGTGGAACCTTTTACAGTCAACTAGCCGGTGACAACAAATGTTTTCATAAGAAAATATGTAGGTAAGAGATTCAAGTGTATAATATTTGATGTATGGTTGGATGTGTGCCCATATATTCGTGTGCATTGGATTGTGTACATAGATTTTAGATATGCAGATCAGAGTTACTTGACTGTACATCTTTATAAGTGTTGAAGGTGGAACTTACTTGTCGATGTTGAGGTCCAGGTTGCATTGGTCTTTCAGCTGAGGCATTAGCTCCTCTTTGGACTGTTTCACAGTCATGCCCTTAGCAAACACTGTGTCCACGAGGAACTTACagggctggggaggagagagagagacacacaccatCAGCAGGAAACCCAATGACATATACAACTGTCACATCAATACACCTGGTGACAAATCCATCAGTGACACACCTACAGGCTGCTGTTATGTGAGGAAATTGCACAACACCGAATAACAACAACCACTTGTGTGCGTGAAGAAACATCAGATTATCCCAGTCCTTACCTCTGCGTCATTCACTAGTAGCTGGTAGACTTTCACCCGATACTCGCCCTTCTTTAGTGCTCTGCCTAATCGTATGGTTATCTGTAAGAAGATCAAGAGGAGCACCATGGATAAGATTGTAAAATAAAAACACCATTATCTTTTGAGAAGAGTCATGATATTTTGAAAGGGAGCAGATAGTGAGACGCTACGGACCTTGTTGTCgtcagagaaggaggagagggtctCGTTGAGCCGTACACTCTCAAACTCCTGGTTGTTCGCGTAGACGCGGAACACCTTGAACTGGGTAGAGGTGACCCCCACGAAAGGCTCCAGGTTCTGTTTGAACGCTGACAGAGTTATCCTCTTATCTACGTGGACCAGTACACCTGACATGAAAACAGCACCAAAACATACGTTTCAATTAGTTGGATCAGACTAATCACATAACAGTATATGAAATACTAAATGTGGATTTGGTTCTAAGAGCATTTAAACCAGTGTTTCTTAACCCTCAAGGTGTTGCTCACCGGTCTGTCAGATAACTGACATGAGTGCTTATCTTAAATTAACCCATTCACATCCATGTACTATATTTAGTACAATGTCAAAATGTGCCACAGATTCTGTTTGGTGTAAATGAATGAATTCTGGTGTAAACACATTTTAAGATTGTTATTATCGATCATACTTCCAGTGTCGAGCAAAGTTGGGAATTTGATACAAAATGTACACATTTTAATTTAATAAAAATCTTTAAAATGAATTCAGCACATGcattttgaaatacatttcaGAATTAAATTGTTTAAACGCATATAGTATTGTTATTTGACCTGTTCTAAGCCCAAACATATGAGTCAACTCATTGTTGTTTGTGAACTACAGCAGTTTCTGTATCGTACTATATTTAGTCTTTGGACACGTGGttactgtttttttttgtcaacaCCCCCCCCTAGAGTATATGCAATATAAACTCATTTAATGGAGATTGGTGAGTCATTTTACAGCGTTCTCCCTCTCTCAGATCTTAAAACATCTTCAAATCTTATTATACAGTATAATCAAATCCAATGCAGGTCAATGGAGAGTGAGGCCTAGTACAgcattccccctctttctctcccttgctcacaagcacacacatactGCAGACATACACACATGCGGGTGtgcatggatgtctcatggtagggtggggGTATGAAAAATTGTCAATCTTTGAGCACTTTCTGACCACATCTACCATGGGAAATCATGTACGGAAGgttttgttcaaataaaaaatGGTGCAGTCAAAAAGTGATTAAATTCATAATATGAAAGACCCACACTTATTCCACAGAAAAAGGTACAAAATAACAATTCTACAGTTCCAACAAACTAAACATTCAATCAAAGAAACCAGTTAGGATCTCAGACTAAAAAAGATTAGCTTCAAAGACCTGCATTTGTAAATACATTTAGAATGGTTGGGCTTTCCAccacctgttgttgttgtttgtgcgGGCACATGGGTGTGTGAGCGTACGTgactgtctgtggtgtgtgtgagagaaagagggagaatgcTGTACCCGGCCTCCCTCTCCATTGACCTACATTGGATTTGCTTCTACCTCTAGGAGTGAGTGTGAGTGGATTTCGAGAGATACCAAAAATTAAAAAGATCTGATCATAACATGTATTCACAGGACTTGATTCATGAAAtgtgtaaaaaaagaaaaagaaaaacagtAACCCAATGTGTCCAAAGACTAAATATAGTACAATATCAAAAACTCACATTGTAGACACACGCTTTGGCCGATCAGTAAGCGCAGAGAACATGTGTACCAAATGAAATGAATGATACATTGCCATTATGGACATGAATGGgttaagggagggagggaggccatAGCTTCCCAGGCCCCATTCCAGAAAAGATTGAGAAACACTTTGTACAATCTAAATCACTGCTGAGTACAGAtataccatcatcatcatcacacagacagaagagaagaCATACATTTCTGGCCTCCTTCCCCAGAGCCTTCCTCCTGTGCGTATGGTTCTGCTCTGAAGTAGaggtaatatgattccaccttgcTCTTCCCGTTCTCATCATACTCGCTGTCTGTGCCGCTGTCCTCCTCGGCCGTGTCCCACGTCTCCTTCTTGCCCTCGTTGGCCTTGGAGCGGCGACTGCTGGTGATGCTGTGTGAGTCCAGGCCATTGGCCAGCTGGATGGGGCCGCTGTCTGCGTTGCACAGCGTGTCACTGCTGTGGCTGGAGCTCAGGATGTCACTGTCTACTGAGCTCGTGCTGCGGTCATTGTTCACCTCAGAGTCCGAGCGCTCCTCCCCAAGGAACTGGGTTTCCGGGTCAGAGTAGGCCCCCCCGCCGCTAGCCACCCGGATCCGGTTCTCCAGCTCGCGGTTGTCGACTGCAACGACAGCGGATATGGAGGAGGCAGAGTCTGGCTCCTGAGAGGGTGAGGGGGACTCGATGTGCTCGAAGTCGCTGGTGTCTGAGCTCTTCTGGCTGTCACTGGTGCTGGAGCCCTGCTGGGAGCCCTGCTGCTGCTGGAGGGACAGGTTCTTCAGCTTCTCTGTGCTCTCCTCCAGGATGGTCTCTACAGACTTCTTGTTGCCCTTTGACCCCTCAGAGCACTCCTCGGGGTCGCCGCCCACATTTTGGCAAATAGTTCTGTTGGTGCCGGGGGATTGCACAGGCAGCGAGACAAACAGGCGGATTGTGTTCCCATGGCGATCCAGCAGTTTCCACAAGAGCGAATCAGTGAAAGTGACCTGGTGATCTGGGGATTCAGAGCTTTCCACAAAAACCTGAGAAGAGAAACCAGAGAATGGACAGATGAGGTTTGTGTTACATGGGAGATCAAAGCACTGCAGAATAATAATGTTTACAGATACACAACATTAACACAGCAGACACAAGCTGGAAAGGACAACAATAAAGTGTGACCTTGTTGCTCCTGAAGAAACCCTCTGCTTTCAGTGTCTTGTTGGGCACGTAGAGAAGCCGAAGGTCATTATAGCAACGCTCCAGGACGACACGCATGGTTTCGGCTGAGAGCTCTGTGGTCTGTCAACAAACAAGACACACACAGTGGAGAGCTACTTCACCACAGATCCCACAACAAATACTGGCAGATCTTATGGTCTTACAAGTGTGGACTGTATCAGGCTGGATTAGACTGTATTAGAGATAGAAAGGAATAATTAAAGAGGATTGTTTGAACTAGTTTACCTGTGCAATGAGCTGCTTGAACTCAGTGATTGACTGGTTTAGGTAGGCCCTGATGCTGACGGGAGGGGCGATAGTCTCAGTCTTCAGATCCACCACGTGAACCTTCACCATCACCTCTGCAGAGACACACACcaaccagtcacacacacacacaactccttTCCGAAAGGCTAAAAGAGTTGCTAGTTATAGTGTTATATTCTAAGTATCAAAAGTGTTTTACTGACCTCCGGGTTTGTAGGGCTGGAAGACTTGCTCTGGTCTGCGGGTCTCCAGCAGCAGGTCAAACATATAGGAGGACTTGACCCCACCCAGCAGCAGCCCCATGGGGGTGTCCTCCTCGCCCTCGTACGAGCGCTCCAGGTACTCATGGAACTCATCGTACTTGACCAGGCGACAGCAGTCCAGTGGGACCACCTCCTCCAGATCCATGAGCTAGGGGGCAGAATGGGCacccaaagacacacacaaacacgtccaATTGCTAATAGACACATAAGAGAATGTTTTGAGGCTTCTATTGGCCATTGCAACCCCCCTTTTATTCTTAGAACTGTGTCTATCCTTGGACCACTCTGACACTGGTATGCACTGCAGCAGCTGAGTGAGATTAGCTTTCAAGGTTTAGCTTGCACTCTGATGTACCTTGTAGGCCatctctgttgcctctctgagCGTCTTGTCCTTGTGCACTTCCAGCTTGTTCTCCATCATAGTCCTCATCTTCACCGGATGCATGCAGAACAGCTTGATCTGACAGAGAAATGGGAAATACAGAGCAATTAACGACAATAGAACCCCTGTGCAAAATGACCGACACCGTTGCCCATGGGAAAGTCCACAGAAGGAGGATGTACCTTGCAGGTATTGCGCTCGATCTCCCTCTGTCTTTTCTCCTGCTCCTCAGACTCCTTCTCCCTCTGGACCAGATGCTTTATGTGCTCAGGGAAGTCATCACAATCCAGATACTCTGCAGAGGTAACAACACGGTCCATCAGTCAAGAGACCACCATAACTAACTGGAGGTCCAAGTCATTGAGAGAGACTAGGAAAGCAAAACCTACTAGGATTGTTATACCCACATATTTAACTTCATACAGTTTAACACCGCCATTTTAGACATTTAAAAGCAAACGTGATAATGGAACTAGACTTGATTTAATATGTTTCCCTTACTTGCATTCCTTGAGGGGTCTTTCAACCTATAAATCAGCATATACGCATTCGTAGAGCTGTTGGAACAGAAAAACATCTTATTAAATGCAAATGGAGAAAAGGAATATGAGTAGCCAAATCTTAGAGTTTAATCTTCCTTCCCAAACACATGAA
This genomic interval carries:
- the LOC121556357 gene encoding dickkopf-related protein 3-like translates to MLYLYLLTLSLSSIHGILLPESARPVDLDTNQILEDNLAQGHTTLNEMFEEVEQLMEDTHTKLEDAVHQMDNESAKSSLHPHDLPSNYHNESTSESVVENQSIHTIETVHKETDNRTGETHITRTIIQSSGKGNNINHECVIDEDCEKGKYCRYETHRSKCLTCKALDVPCKKDEECCTGQLCVWGQCSQNATKGEAGSICQYQNDCSPDLCCAIHKALMFPVCTAKPIERERCHGSSNHLMELLSWDIEGQGPKEHCPCAEDLQCQHLGRGSLCLKGENSSEEDLTDTLYSEIDYIV